A genome region from Nocardia sp. NBC_01730 includes the following:
- a CDS encoding TetR/AcrR family transcriptional regulator: MRTNPERRQALVDAAIEVLARDGARGLTFRAVDKEAAVPAGTASNYFANRDDLLTQAGGRFYERLQPSAATMAKLTGGPKNRANITELIKETAGRIEAFRTGYLALLELRLEATRRPELRAVLTERVRKDIEFNVRNHLEAGLPGDEKSVLLLYLALNWLIVDRLTLPEVFTEEQSQDLIEAAVERLISTDA; this comes from the coding sequence GTGCGGACCAATCCGGAGCGGCGGCAGGCGCTCGTCGACGCGGCGATCGAAGTCCTCGCGCGCGACGGCGCGCGGGGCCTGACCTTTCGCGCGGTGGACAAGGAGGCGGCCGTGCCCGCGGGCACGGCGTCGAACTACTTCGCCAACCGCGACGACCTGCTGACCCAGGCGGGCGGCCGGTTCTACGAGCGGTTGCAGCCGAGCGCGGCCACCATGGCCAAGCTGACCGGAGGACCGAAGAACCGCGCGAACATCACCGAACTGATAAAGGAGACGGCCGGGCGCATCGAGGCGTTCCGCACCGGCTATCTGGCACTGCTCGAACTACGCCTGGAAGCGACGCGACGTCCGGAACTACGCGCGGTGCTGACCGAGCGGGTGCGCAAGGACATCGAGTTCAATGTGCGCAACCACTTGGAGGCGGGCCTGCCTGGCGACGAGAAGTCGGTGCTGCTGCTCTACCTAGCGCTGAACTGGCTGATCGTCGACCGGCTCACCCTGCCGGAAGTGTTCACCGAGGAACAGAGTCAGGATCTGATCGAGGCCGCCGTCGAGCGCCTGATCAGCACGGATGCCTGA
- a CDS encoding dihydrofolate reductase family protein: protein MRKLVYYVGMSLDGYIAGPAGEWDFYPFDAEMVAWGKSEYPEFVPTHVRSDAGMAVDEPNKRCDTVVMGRGTYEPALSIDVTSPYAHMKQYVVSRTLGRIDDPAVELIERNPVELVQRLKREAGGDIWLAGGGKLAAELLGELDEMIIKSYPVVAGGGVPAFSGAFRPTLFTPAQRREFGNGAQVTWFTRA from the coding sequence ATGCGAAAGCTTGTCTACTACGTCGGTATGTCCCTCGACGGCTATATCGCGGGCCCGGCAGGGGAGTGGGACTTCTATCCGTTCGACGCCGAGATGGTGGCTTGGGGCAAGTCCGAATATCCGGAATTCGTCCCCACCCATGTGCGTTCGGATGCCGGAATGGCGGTGGACGAGCCGAATAAACGGTGTGACACCGTGGTGATGGGCCGCGGGACGTACGAGCCCGCGCTGTCGATCGACGTGACCAGTCCGTACGCCCACATGAAGCAGTACGTGGTGTCGAGGACGCTGGGCCGGATCGACGACCCGGCTGTCGAACTTATCGAGCGGAACCCGGTCGAGCTCGTACAACGGCTCAAGCGGGAAGCCGGCGGCGATATCTGGCTCGCGGGTGGAGGCAAGCTCGCCGCCGAACTGCTCGGCGAACTCGACGAGATGATCATCAAGAGCTACCCGGTCGTAGCAGGTGGGGGCGTCCCCGCCTTCTCGGGTGCGTTCCGACCGACATTGTTCACCCCGGCCCAGCGTAGGGAGTTCGGCAACGGCGCACAGGTCACGTGGTTCACCAGGGCCTGA
- a CDS encoding secondary thiamine-phosphate synthase enzyme YjbQ → MMSMLLDVRTGHSEVVRDITPQCATFVREAGGDGLLHIFVPHATAGIAVLELGAHSDDDLLAALRDLLPADDRWRHAHGSRGHGRSHVMPAVIAPYATIPVLDGTLALGTWQSIALVDLNIDNPDRQVRLSFLADAG, encoded by the coding sequence ATGATGAGCATGCTGCTCGACGTGCGAACGGGCCACAGCGAGGTGGTGCGGGACATCACTCCGCAGTGCGCGACATTCGTCCGCGAGGCCGGTGGCGACGGGCTGTTGCACATCTTCGTGCCGCATGCCACTGCCGGGATCGCGGTACTGGAGTTGGGCGCGCACAGCGACGACGACCTGCTTGCCGCGCTGCGGGATCTGTTGCCCGCCGACGACCGGTGGCGGCACGCCCACGGCTCACGCGGGCACGGCCGCTCGCATGTGATGCCCGCGGTGATCGCGCCCTACGCGACGATTCCGGTGCTCGACGGCACGCTTGCGCTGGGCACCTGGCAGTCCATCGCGCTGGTCGATCTCAATATCGACAATCCGGACCGACAGGTGCGGCTGTCGTTCCTCGCCGACGCGGGCTGA
- a CDS encoding aspartate kinase, with amino-acid sequence MALVVQKYGGSSVATAERIRRVAERIVETRKQGHEVVVVCSAMGDTTDELLDLAQQVAPSPPAREMDMLLTSGERISNALVAMAIHSLGAEARSFTGSQAGVITTGAHGNAKIIDVTPGRVRDALDEGLVVLVAGFQGVSQDSRDVTTLGRGGSDTTAVALAAALHADVCEIYTDVDGVFTADPRIVPDAQRLEQVSYEEMLELAACGAKVLMLRCVEYARRYNVPVHVRSSYTDKQGTYVYGSMEDIPLEQALLTGVAHDRSEAKVTVVGLPDEPGFAAKVFRAVADAEINIDMVLQNISKVETGKTDITFTLPKSEGARAVEMLTERQDEIGFYQVLYDDHIGKVSLVGAGMKSHPGVTATFCEALAKAGVNIDLISTSEIRISVLVKDTELDEAVKVLHKAFDLGGDEVAVVHAGTGR; translated from the coding sequence GTGGCTCTCGTTGTTCAGAAGTACGGAGGATCCTCGGTGGCGACCGCCGAGCGCATCCGGCGCGTCGCTGAACGGATCGTGGAGACGAGAAAGCAGGGCCACGAGGTGGTGGTCGTCTGCTCGGCCATGGGCGACACCACTGACGAGCTGCTCGATCTCGCGCAGCAGGTTGCGCCATCGCCGCCCGCCCGCGAGATGGACATGCTGCTCACCTCCGGTGAGCGGATCTCCAATGCGCTGGTCGCCATGGCGATCCACTCCCTCGGCGCCGAGGCCCGCTCGTTCACCGGCTCGCAGGCGGGCGTGATCACCACGGGCGCGCACGGCAACGCCAAGATCATCGACGTGACCCCGGGCCGCGTCCGTGACGCGCTCGACGAGGGCCTCGTCGTGCTGGTCGCGGGCTTCCAAGGGGTGAGTCAGGACAGCAGGGACGTCACCACGCTTGGCCGCGGCGGCTCGGACACCACCGCGGTCGCGCTGGCCGCGGCGCTGCACGCGGACGTCTGCGAGATCTACACCGATGTGGACGGCGTCTTCACCGCCGACCCGAGGATCGTGCCCGACGCACAGCGGCTCGAGCAGGTCTCCTACGAAGAGATGCTGGAACTCGCGGCCTGCGGCGCCAAAGTGCTGATGCTGCGCTGCGTCGAATACGCCCGCCGCTACAACGTGCCCGTGCATGTGCGCTCGTCCTACACCGACAAGCAGGGCACCTACGTTTACGGATCGATGGAGGACATCCCCTTGGAGCAAGCACTCCTCACCGGCGTCGCGCACGACCGCAGCGAGGCCAAGGTGACCGTCGTCGGGCTGCCGGACGAACCGGGCTTCGCCGCCAAGGTGTTCCGCGCCGTCGCCGACGCCGAGATCAACATCGACATGGTCCTGCAGAACATCTCGAAGGTCGAGACCGGCAAGACCGACATCACCTTCACGCTGCCGAAGAGCGAGGGTGCCCGCGCGGTCGAGATGCTGACCGAGCGCCAGGACGAGATCGGCTTCTACCAGGTGCTCTACGACGACCACATCGGCAAGGTTTCCCTGGTCGGCGCCGGTATGAAGAGCCACCCCGGCGTCACGGCCACCTTCTGTGAGGCGCTCGCCAAGGCGGGTGTGAACATCGACCTCATCTCCACGTCGGAGATCCGGATCTCCGTTCTGGTCAAGGACACCGAACTGGACGAGGCGGTCAAGGTGCTGCACAAGGCCTTCGATCTGGGCGGCGACGAGGTGGCCGTGGTCCACGCGGGAACAGGACGGTAA
- a CDS encoding aspartate-semialdehyde dehydrogenase, producing MGIRVGVVGATGQVGAVMRKLLEERNFPADEVRFFASSRSAGKTLPWRGRELVVEDTETADPSGLDIALFSAGATMSRVQAPRFAAAGVTVIDNSSAWRKDPEVPLVVSEVNPEQARNLIKGIIANPNCTTMAAMPVLKPLHDIAGLRRLIVSSYQAVSGSGLAGVDELAGQARAVIDDAEKLTHDGRAVDFPAPNKYVAPIAFNVLPLAGALVDDGSGETDEDQKLRNESRKILGIPDLAVSGTCVRVPVFTGHSLSVNAEFAEPLSVARAKEILAKAPGVKLVDVPTPLAAAGIDDSLVGRIRQDPGVPDGRGLALFISGDNLRKGAALNTIQIAEVLLSDR from the coding sequence ATGGGAATTCGAGTAGGCGTCGTCGGCGCGACCGGACAGGTCGGCGCCGTCATGCGGAAACTGCTGGAGGAGCGCAACTTCCCGGCCGACGAGGTGCGGTTCTTCGCCTCCTCGCGTTCGGCGGGCAAGACGCTGCCCTGGCGCGGCCGCGAGCTCGTCGTCGAGGACACCGAGACCGCCGATCCATCCGGGCTGGACATCGCGCTGTTCTCCGCAGGGGCGACCATGTCCCGGGTGCAGGCCCCGCGCTTCGCCGCGGCCGGCGTCACGGTGATCGACAACTCCTCGGCTTGGCGCAAGGACCCCGAGGTCCCGCTGGTGGTCAGCGAGGTCAACCCTGAGCAGGCCCGCAACCTGATCAAGGGCATCATCGCCAACCCCAACTGCACCACCATGGCCGCCATGCCGGTGCTCAAGCCGCTGCACGACATCGCGGGCCTGCGTCGCCTGATCGTGTCCAGCTATCAAGCGGTGTCCGGCAGCGGCCTTGCCGGAGTCGACGAGCTGGCCGGCCAGGCACGTGCGGTGATCGACGATGCCGAGAAGCTGACCCACGACGGCCGCGCCGTCGACTTTCCCGCACCGAACAAGTACGTCGCGCCGATCGCGTTCAACGTGCTTCCGTTGGCCGGGGCGCTGGTCGACGACGGCTCCGGCGAGACGGACGAGGACCAGAAGCTGCGCAACGAGAGCCGCAAGATTCTCGGCATCCCGGATCTCGCGGTGAGCGGCACCTGCGTGCGCGTCCCTGTCTTCACCGGCCACTCGCTGTCGGTGAATGCCGAGTTCGCCGAGCCGCTTTCGGTCGCGCGCGCCAAGGAGATCCTGGCGAAGGCCCCCGGCGTGAAGCTGGTCGACGTGCCCACCCCGCTGGCCGCCGCGGGCATCGACGACTCCCTCGTCGGCCGTATCCGCCAGGACCCCGGCGTCCCTGACGGCCGCGGACTCGCCCTGTTCATCTCGGGTGACAACCTGCGAAAGGGCGCCGCCCTCAACACCATTCAGATCGCCGAGGTATTGCTCAGCGACCGCTGA
- a CDS encoding SbtR family transcriptional regulator codes for MRTAIGTLLTRAQQAGAVRTDIETDDLMRILKGAFLATHSTSATPAQRNRTFAVVFDGLRAR; via the coding sequence ATTCGTACGGCAATCGGCACGCTGCTGACTCGCGCCCAGCAAGCGGGCGCCGTCCGCACCGACATCGAAACCGACGACCTGATGCGAATCCTCAAAGGCGCTTTCCTCGCCACCCACAGCACCAGCGCCACCCCTGCCCAGCGCAACCGCACATTCGCGGTCGTCTTCGACGGGCTGCGCGCCCGCTGA
- a CDS encoding nuclear transport factor 2 family protein produces MVATESVESSRELVEKLFGRLRHRDADAFVELFAPDGVFEIPFVVPGIPARLDGRDAIREHLAQRWSGLSGSARHPSVA; encoded by the coding sequence ATGGTGGCGACAGAGTCGGTGGAAAGTTCGCGTGAGCTGGTCGAGAAGTTGTTCGGTCGGCTCCGGCATCGTGATGCGGATGCGTTCGTCGAGCTGTTCGCGCCCGACGGGGTGTTCGAGATCCCCTTCGTAGTTCCGGGCATCCCAGCTCGGCTGGACGGGCGTGACGCGATTCGCGAGCACCTGGCGCAGCGGTGGTCGGGGCTGTCCGGCAGTGCACGGCATCCATCCGTTGCGTGA
- a CDS encoding RNA-guided endonuclease InsQ/TnpB family protein, with the protein MSHKQGVRFELAPDPEHAVLMGRHAGLSRVVENFCLETVVKKWAQRKAEESYGFTGEQLTRMPWTAPALEKEWRATHRSRFPWFTENMLSSRVPKEACRVRAAGFANYLQSKTGKRKGPRVGFPTWRKRKDSSRFRYDADRAKPLSPRSVWLPGIGQVATREDMSWLTHRVTDGRARILGATVREQTGRWWISFQIEVDRDKLNTRRRVPGGAPKSGIDLGLKTFAVIADDDGGREEIHAPKPLARAQRALRRANRKLARCRPKSNNWNKTRVRVARRHLRVADQRKDFLHKTTTRLARTKTAIAVETLNVKGMAANRRLARAICDAGFAEFVRLLEYKARWYGSRVWKADRWFASSKTCGACRRVEHGLTLADRTWECRGCGVVHDRDHNAAGNLLAAMLADTEPEHVVLAGKFPGEVKRLAETA; encoded by the coding sequence GTGAGTCACAAGCAGGGGGTGCGTTTCGAGCTCGCTCCCGATCCGGAGCATGCGGTGTTGATGGGTCGGCATGCGGGGTTGTCGCGGGTGGTGGAGAACTTCTGTTTGGAGACGGTGGTCAAGAAGTGGGCGCAGCGCAAGGCCGAGGAGTCCTACGGTTTCACCGGTGAGCAGTTGACCAGGATGCCGTGGACCGCGCCCGCGCTGGAGAAGGAATGGCGCGCGACGCATCGGTCCCGGTTCCCGTGGTTCACCGAGAATATGCTGTCGTCGCGGGTGCCCAAGGAGGCGTGTCGGGTGCGGGCGGCCGGGTTCGCCAACTACCTGCAATCCAAGACCGGCAAACGCAAGGGTCCGCGAGTCGGGTTCCCGACCTGGCGTAAACGCAAGGACAGCAGCCGATTTCGCTACGATGCCGACCGCGCCAAACCCCTCAGCCCCCGCAGTGTGTGGCTGCCCGGGATCGGACAGGTGGCCACCCGGGAGGACATGTCCTGGCTCACGCACAGAGTGACCGACGGGCGTGCCCGGATTCTCGGGGCCACGGTGCGTGAACAGACCGGGCGGTGGTGGATCTCGTTCCAGATCGAGGTCGACCGCGACAAGCTCAACACCCGCCGCCGGGTGCCCGGCGGCGCCCCGAAATCCGGGATCGATCTGGGGTTGAAGACCTTCGCGGTGATTGCCGACGACGACGGAGGCCGCGAGGAGATCCACGCGCCCAAACCCCTGGCCCGAGCGCAGCGGGCGTTACGCCGCGCGAACCGGAAACTCGCACGCTGCCGACCGAAGTCGAACAACTGGAACAAGACCCGGGTACGGGTGGCGCGGCGGCATCTGCGGGTCGCCGACCAGCGGAAGGATTTTCTGCACAAAACCACTACGAGGTTGGCGAGAACCAAGACGGCCATCGCGGTGGAGACATTGAATGTCAAAGGTATGGCCGCCAACCGGAGACTGGCGCGCGCGATTTGCGATGCCGGGTTCGCCGAGTTCGTGCGTCTACTGGAGTACAAGGCCCGCTGGTACGGGTCCAGGGTGTGGAAGGCCGACCGCTGGTTCGCCTCGTCGAAGACCTGCGGTGCCTGCCGGCGAGTCGAACACGGCTTAACCCTGGCCGACCGGACCTGGGAATGTCGCGGCTGCGGTGTGGTGCATGACCGTGACCACAACGCGGCCGGGAACCTGCTGGCCGCGATGCTCGCCGACACCGAACCCGAACATGTGGTCCTCGCCGGGAAGTTCCCCGGAGAGGTGAAACGCCTCGCCGAGACCGCGTAA
- a CDS encoding serine hydrolase domain-containing protein: MWRFGGLLVGIATFSLVAGNVFTATAHAATDDQVRCAVTSGRDPERAAPEQVGLDAARLQDALTFASERNRFNVQVFRHNCLIGEGPTNDQTGDVAWNIWSATKSVVSVIAGIAWDQGKLDLQAPIDRYLPAGLGDAEHRSITVENLLTETSGMRVGVLTEGITGVIPIDPNSAVQALGVLLDNPPGTVFTYSQRNVDLLSYVIELAVGEPLQQFAQRELFEPLGIPRSDYYWARDRAGHTYGYAHLMIPPNDFAKLGLLVSNNGQWGAQQIVSTDYLRKAREPSPTNPCYGYLFWLGPGCIEIADFLPTDIYAMSGLGLQDVFIIPSLDLTVVWTGVFGNVSGHGVSGVVQNTQELPYEFFRRLFAAFYDRPVPDPGPYIEPPVRLDPRRFVDVNILLAVFGIGPSAYPSCNVFACLSYPLAPPFADTAPGCAILACLGPEPWTPGIR, translated from the coding sequence ATGTGGCGTTTCGGTGGACTCCTAGTGGGGATCGCGACGTTTTCGCTGGTGGCGGGCAACGTGTTCACCGCGACCGCGCACGCCGCGACCGACGACCAGGTGCGGTGCGCGGTCACCTCGGGACGCGACCCGGAACGGGCCGCGCCGGAGCAGGTCGGGTTGGACGCCGCGAGGCTTCAGGATGCGCTGACGTTCGCGAGCGAGCGAAACCGTTTCAATGTGCAGGTGTTCCGGCACAACTGCCTGATCGGCGAGGGGCCGACGAACGATCAGACCGGCGACGTCGCGTGGAACATCTGGAGCGCGACCAAGAGCGTTGTCTCCGTTATCGCCGGAATCGCCTGGGACCAAGGAAAACTCGATCTTCAGGCGCCGATCGATCGCTATCTGCCCGCAGGACTCGGCGACGCGGAACACCGCTCCATCACCGTGGAGAACCTGCTCACCGAGACGTCGGGCATGCGGGTCGGGGTGCTGACGGAAGGCATCACCGGCGTGATTCCGATCGACCCGAACAGTGCGGTGCAGGCACTGGGCGTGTTGCTGGACAATCCGCCTGGCACCGTCTTCACATACAGCCAGCGCAATGTCGACCTGCTCTCGTACGTGATCGAGCTGGCCGTCGGGGAACCATTGCAACAGTTCGCACAACGTGAGCTATTCGAGCCGCTGGGCATTCCTCGCAGCGACTACTACTGGGCCCGCGACCGCGCCGGACACACCTACGGCTACGCGCATCTGATGATCCCGCCGAACGATTTCGCCAAGCTCGGTCTTCTGGTGAGCAACAACGGGCAGTGGGGCGCGCAGCAGATCGTATCCACCGACTACCTGCGAAAGGCCCGCGAGCCCTCGCCCACGAACCCGTGCTACGGGTACCTGTTCTGGCTCGGGCCTGGCTGTATCGAGATTGCCGACTTCCTGCCCACCGACATATATGCGATGTCGGGACTCGGCCTGCAGGACGTATTCATCATTCCGAGCCTCGATCTCACCGTGGTGTGGACGGGCGTCTTTGGAAACGTCAGCGGCCACGGCGTCAGCGGGGTCGTACAGAACACCCAGGAACTGCCCTACGAGTTCTTCCGCAGACTGTTCGCCGCGTTCTACGACCGACCGGTGCCGGATCCAGGCCCCTACATCGAACCGCCGGTCCGGCTGGACCCTCGCCGCTTCGTCGACGTGAACATCCTGCTCGCGGTGTTCGGCATCGGTCCGTCCGCCTACCCGAGCTGCAACGTCTTCGCCTGCCTGAGCTACCCGCTGGCGCCGCCGTTCGCCGACACCGCACCAGGCTGCGCCATCCTCGCCTGCCTCGGACCCGAACCGTGGACCCCCGGCATCCGCTGA
- a CDS encoding AraC family transcriptional regulator, producing the protein MADLFDATGCCYRIGADRAIGMAQLRGVRAATRCILFEWGGRREQNALPLANHSVLRTRDVDEAREVIGRVLRAPHDAKIIGAAGRFEARKNAVSLGPVALAALDYGAGAQVLVTPRHTDNFYLVHIPLAGAIDTFSGRERETATRWTATMAQPHEQFMLDWPADSPMLLVWFDASGMESTLQRMIGQEMKTRLRFELGQDLTTPAMRAWLDQVRLAVREIDQGQQVATHPLAVPHLQDLMTTGFLLSTRHSYSEQLHNGSATPAGSTTVKQAVAFIHAHAAEHVTVTQLAAEAGVGVRALQEGFRRHLDTTPMAYLRRVRLEHARTELEQADPHQATVSAIALRWGFTHFGDFAGTYRMAYGERPSETLKKPHQRPHPPPA; encoded by the coding sequence GTGGCTGATCTGTTCGACGCCACGGGCTGTTGTTATCGGATAGGCGCGGACCGCGCTATCGGAATGGCGCAGTTGCGTGGCGTGCGAGCGGCTACACGTTGCATCCTTTTCGAATGGGGAGGGCGACGTGAACAGAACGCGCTACCGCTGGCCAACCACAGCGTGCTGCGGACCCGTGATGTGGACGAGGCCCGTGAAGTCATCGGCAGGGTCCTCCGCGCTCCCCATGATGCGAAGATCATCGGTGCGGCAGGCAGGTTCGAGGCCCGCAAGAACGCAGTGTCGCTAGGGCCGGTCGCGCTCGCCGCGCTCGACTACGGGGCTGGCGCGCAGGTGCTGGTTACCCCGCGCCACACCGACAATTTTTACTTGGTCCACATCCCGTTGGCCGGAGCTATTGACACATTCAGCGGCAGGGAGCGGGAGACCGCGACGCGGTGGACGGCAACGATGGCCCAGCCGCATGAGCAGTTCATGCTGGATTGGCCCGCTGACAGTCCGATGCTGTTGGTGTGGTTCGACGCGTCGGGCATGGAGTCGACGCTGCAACGGATGATCGGTCAGGAGATGAAAACCAGGCTGCGGTTCGAGTTGGGTCAAGACCTCACGACCCCCGCGATGCGGGCCTGGTTGGATCAGGTAAGGCTCGCGGTCCGCGAAATCGACCAGGGCCAGCAGGTCGCCACGCACCCCCTGGCAGTGCCCCATCTGCAAGACCTGATGACCACGGGGTTTCTCCTCAGCACGCGTCACTCTTACTCAGAGCAGCTGCACAACGGCAGCGCCACGCCAGCGGGCTCGACAACGGTCAAGCAGGCCGTGGCTTTCATCCATGCACACGCGGCGGAGCATGTGACCGTCACGCAGCTGGCCGCCGAGGCAGGCGTCGGTGTACGGGCCTTGCAGGAAGGATTCCGCAGGCACCTCGATACGACTCCCATGGCCTACCTGCGGCGGGTGCGGCTGGAACACGCCAGGACCGAGTTGGAACAGGCCGACCCACATCAGGCGACCGTGTCCGCGATCGCGCTCAGGTGGGGCTTCACGCACTTCGGCGATTTCGCGGGGACCTACCGAATGGCGTACGGCGAGCGGCCTAGCGAAACTTTGAAGAAACCGCACCAGCGACCACATCCGCCGCCCGCATGA
- a CDS encoding methyltransferase family protein translates to MSVRRQTRVILALPGTVVIVIPTVMSILGGVRPGWNLPSPFDVILVVVGIGLALVGIVTVTVTIGLFSRARGTLAPWDPPKDLVIGGPYRYVRNPMISGIFAILAGAAAVLGSWWILGWFLLFVLAQNIYIRLDEEPKLVTRFGRPYEEYRRAVPRWIPRLPGALGVAIDTRNPAPQ, encoded by the coding sequence ATGTCCGTTAGGCGCCAGACTCGGGTAATCCTGGCCCTACCGGGGACGGTCGTCATCGTCATACCGACGGTGATGTCGATCCTCGGCGGAGTTCGACCTGGCTGGAACCTGCCGAGCCCGTTCGATGTGATCTTGGTAGTCGTCGGGATCGGCCTTGCACTGGTCGGAATCGTCACTGTGACCGTGACGATCGGACTGTTCTCTCGGGCTCGCGGCACACTCGCTCCCTGGGACCCGCCCAAGGATCTGGTCATCGGCGGCCCGTACCGATACGTCCGAAACCCCATGATCAGTGGCATTTTCGCGATTCTCGCCGGTGCGGCGGCCGTCCTCGGGTCGTGGTGGATTCTGGGCTGGTTTCTGCTGTTCGTGCTCGCCCAGAACATCTATATCCGACTCGATGAGGAGCCGAAGCTGGTGACCAGGTTCGGCCGGCCCTACGAGGAGTATCGGCGCGCCGTGCCACGCTGGATCCCCCGGCTTCCCGGTGCGCTGGGCGTCGCGATCGACACACGGAATCCGGCACCTCAATGA